A window of Salvia splendens isolate huo1 chromosome 8, SspV2, whole genome shotgun sequence genomic DNA:
GAAAGGCTTAATTCATAACACTACATAATTTAacaattttgaatattttagtCTAGTCGGGTTGCGTTAGGATAatactaatttacagtaataactaataattcaattatgtatattaaaattatcaacacaaaagacataattatatcaatcacacataagtttatcaacacaagaaaattgataaatttatatctttatgttgatatttttaacctacaaaattaaaattagttattagttattattgtaaaatataaaattgaaattagttattattgtaaattaattTAGTGACAGAAAGTGTGATGCAAATATTacattgaaaaataataaatatagctATATATTCCATTGCAAGCGAGAAATAGGTTATTGTTCTAACTTGGTTTATAAATGTGCCAATTTTTTTGTAATCaactaaaaaaatgtaaaaaaaatcaagtttCAACTAGATGGAAATATATGAGTTAAAAGAACCTAAAATCCCTTATAATCACCAGTTAATTTAGATTGTTTCATATTTTGCCACAGAAAAATCGGTCTTCCAATTCAGCAGCACCATTATTTGCCTACTTTAAATTTCAGCCTGTAACTCACCTTAAAAAAATTGCTTAAAATGCTAATTTTGTTAAAAGGGCAGTGATTTAGTTGATGTGTAGAAATTATTTGGTAGaagaagaaaagtaaaagtgagAATAATAAGTGAGGTCCAATAAAAAGGAAGAAATGTCGTCGTCTTCATATGGCACGACGCAGAAGTGCCATACTTGCCAAAAAGTTGTGCATGCTGCAGAAATGTTTTCTGCTGATGGAATTCCCTATCACAAGAATTGTTTCAAATGCGACACTTGCAATGGGCGTCTCGCCGTAtgtatatagtactataattttttttgtgggaAACAGCCTCATACATACTAATGGAGTAGGGTTGCATTGTTcacacatattttaattatcAGACGTGCCAACATTTtctaaactttttttttcctcttGGAATTATATCTTTCATTTTTATGCATGTGATGTGTATACGCCAAGCGCCCTTCAATATGTAGTATGTTTTAAGAAAATTAACATCATGAAATTGAtattaatttgaataataatGATAGATAAGCAACTACTCAACAGTGGATGGGAAACTCTACTGCAAGGCTCATTTTGAACAACTCTTCAGGGAAACAGGCAGCTTCACTACTAAGAAGTTTCAATCAAGCTTAAGTCAATCTCCAAACCTCCTtccatatttattttgataCTTTTTCAGGATTATTGATTCTTacattatattttctctcatttCTGATCAGGTGGAAAACATCCAGAACTGGTAAACACCATTACAAAAAGGGGGGGAAgacctttttttttaattttttttttgaatttataaaGTTGAGAGTTATAATAATTAAGTTTGTTGATATGCACAGAACAGGACTCCTAGTAAAGTGTCAGCCATGTTTTCTGGCACGTTAGAAAAGTGTGCAGCCTGTAAAAAAACTGTCTACCCACTCGAGAAGGTATGCTTCATAACtaaccaaattttaatttgaaattagaaAAAGAGAAATGAAAGAACAAAAAAAGTGACATATATAGAGAGAAGTGCAGGTGACGGTGGAGGGAGAATTTTATCATAAGCAATGCTTTAGGTGTGCTCATGGAGGTTGCAGCCTAACGATGTCGTCTTACGCGGCCCTTGATGGAATCCCCTACTGCAGGACTCACTTTGCTCAGCTCTTCAAGGAGACGGGCAGCTACAACCATCTCACCAAGACTACTTCTCTCAAGAAAACCGCTCTCGCGCTAGATCTTGATTTGGGCGACCCGCCCGCAGAGCCtgcccaagaagaagaagcatagATAGAGACACAAGTAGAAGTTATGTGAGTTTTCCTAGCATATATATGGTTGTTCTTTTATATACCGATAACTTGTGATTGCAAAG
This region includes:
- the LOC121744935 gene encoding LIM domain-containing protein WLIM2b-like, producing the protein MSSSSYGTTQKCHTCQKVVHAAEMFSADGIPYHKNCFKCDTCNGRLAISNYSTVDGKLYCKAHFEQLFRETGSFTTKKFQSSLSGKHPELNRTPSKVSAMFSGTLEKCAACKKTVYPLEKVTVEGEFYHKQCFRCAHGGCSLTMSSYAALDGIPYCRTHFAQLFKETGSYNHLTKTTSLKKTALALDLDLGDPPAEPAQEEEA